The stretch of DNA CGGAATGGATTGAAGAAGACTTGGAAGACCTTCTAACGACAGAAACGCGCCGCCAAATGAACTTACTGCGTCAGCGAGTGTATCGTCTAGAAGCTCTAATCAATGGTTTACTAGAATACTCACGGATTGGACGCATCGAAACCGCTGTTACGTCTGTCTCTGTGGCGACGCTGCTTGCCGAAGTTATCGCTTCATTAGCTGTGCCTGTGGGTTTTACGATTGAAGTTGCACCCTGTATGCCAACGTTACTAACTCATCGATTGCCCTTAGAACAAGTCTTTAGTAATCTCATCAGTAATGCAATTAAACATCACCCTAGGTCGAATGGCAAAATTCAAATTACAGCGGCAGAGCGTGGAGACTTCTATGAGTTTATTGTTGCCGATGACGGTGATGGAATTGCGCCAGAATACCACGCCAAAGCGTTTGGTATCTTTCAGACCTTGGGCGCGCGCGATCGCCAAGAGAATACAGGAATCGGATTAGCAATTGTTAAGAAGATTGTTGAAAATCAAGGAGGTAAGATTTGGGTAGAATCTCAGGCAGGACAAGGCGCAACGTTTCACTTTACTTGGGCAAAAATTAAAGAATAAGTAATAAGAAATACGTCAAAAGAATTAAGTATTTATTGTCAGTAACAGGAATCTGGCTAGCGATTGAGGCAAATTAACAAATTAGCAGCAAAAATAGAATTACACTGTGCTTAATAATGAATAACAAAATGACAAACATCCTACTTGTTGAAGATGACGAAGTGGATGTAATGAATGTCAAGCGTGCGTTTAAAAAGAATAACATTACCAATCCACTTTATATGGCTGCTAACGGCGTAGAAGCGTTAGCTCTGCTGCGTGGCAAGGGCGATACGCTTATTCCTCGCGAACGGCGGCTTGTGCTACTTGATTTGAATATGCCAAAAATGAATGGCATCGAATTTTTGCGCGAATTACGTGCAGACCCTGAACTGCGTTCGACTCCTGTGATTGTCTTAACGACATCAAATGAAGACCGCGACAAAGTGGAAGCTTATAACTTCAACGTAGCAGGATATATTCTTAAGCCTGTTACTTTCGCTAATTTTGTCGAAGCTGTAGCCACATTAAACAAGTATTGGACATTGAGCGAAATACCTTGAGGTCGTAGCTAGCACGATTGGTAAAAATCAAGGGAAAGACACGTTGGCAAAGAAACCTGAACCTAAAAATAAACACATGCGTCTGAAGACACGTTATACCGAAGATAGAAAAAATTATTTCAGCGCCGCCGGGTTCAATACGCGCGATGATTGTCTCAACCCATCTCAACTTTTGAACCAAAGCTATGCACCGCTCATTTCTGCTCAATCTCCGATAATAACTATGGAAGAAACCTTAAAAATTCTAATAGTTGATGATGATGAAGTCGATCGGATGGCAGTGCGCCGCGCGCTAAGAGCTGCTGGAGTTCCAAATGAACTATTAGAAGTGAGTAATTGTGCAGAGGCGATCGCAACGCTACAAACCCAAGAATTTGATTGTGTCTTCCTTGATTACTTTTTGCCCGACGGCAACGGTCTAAACTTAGTACAGCAGTTACGCGCGTTAGACATTACTGTGCCATTAGTCGTGCTGACGGCACAAGGCGACGAACAAATCGCTGTACAACTGATTAAAGCAGGCGCACACGACTATCTTGCGAAAGCCAACATCTCACCAGAAAACTTAGCGCAAGTTTTGCGCCAAACAATTCGCGTTCACCGTGCTGAACAAGCAGCAGCGCTTGCCAACGAACGCCTAAGAGAAAGCGAGGAACGTTACCGCTTAGTCTTAGAAGGCGCGAACGATGGAATTTGGGATTGGCATTGTGCGACCGATGAAGTGTATTGTAACGATCGCCTCCTCGAAATTTTAGGCGTGTCGCGTTCAGAGTTCGACTGCACCACCACCGCATTTTTGCAACGAATACATCCAGAAGATTTACCGCGCGTCCGCGAAGTTATCCGCAACCACTTGACAAATAACGAAAAATGTGAAGCAGAATTTCGGTTTGTTCGCAGTTCTGGGGAATATCGTTACTGTTTAGCACGCGGTAAAGCGCAACGCGATGCCAATAATTGCCCAATTCGCATGTCAGGAGTCATTAGCGATATTACCGAACGCAAGCAACTTGAAAATGCCTTACGAGAAAGCGAATCGCGATTTCGCTATCTTGCCGAGTCGAACGTACTCGGTATCATCGTGGCAGATATGCAGGGCAAAATCCTTGACGCAAACGATGCTTTTTTACAAATGGTAGGTCACACCAAACAAGATGTGGTTGCGGGCAATTTGTTTTGGAACGCCATGACGCCACCAGAATACGCAGAAATTGATCGCCAAGGCGCAGCTGAAATGCGAGCTTCACGCATTCTTACGCCGTTCGAGAAAGAATTTATCCGCAAAGACGGTAGTCGAGTGCCAGTTTTGATTGGTGGAGCATTAATCGATAGCGTTAAGGAAATAGGCATTTGTTATGTACTAGATTTAAGCGATCGCAAGCGTTCTGAAGCTGAAATCGTTAAACTCAACCGCGACTTAGAACTACGCGTCAACGAATTACAAACCCTATTTGATGTTATTCCCATCGGGATCGCGATCGCGCAAGATCCAGAATGTCGTTATATTCGACTTAACCCAGCCCTTGCCAAACTCCTCAATCACCCTGTTCGCGCTAACGCTTCGAAAAGCGCGCCCCCTGAGGAACAACCCGCTTTCAAAATTTATGCTGGTGGTAGAGAACTCTCCGCCGCCGAGTTACCAATGCAGTATGCTGCTGCCCATGGCGTTGATGTTTTAGAACAAGAAATAGATGTTGTTAATGAAAACGGTCCTCCCATTAAGCTACTTTCATATGCTTCACCACTATTCGACGAACAAGGAAAATGTAGGGGTAGCATCGGTGCTTTTCTTGATATTACCGAGCGCAAACGAGTTGAAGAACAAGAACGCTTTTTAGCGGAAGCAAGCGCCTTACTCGGACTTTCTCTTGACTATCAAACAACGCTAGAAAATCTCGCTAACCTAGTTGTGCCGCAGCTAGCAGATTGGTGTACCATCTACTTAGTAGACGAAGACGGTACGCTCCGTCAAGCCGCACTCGCCCACGCTGACCCAGAAAAAGTGAAGTGGGCAAAAGAGATCGTCAAGCGCTACCCCCTCAATCCCAATGCATTAATTGGCACGCCGCAAGTTATTCGTAGTGGCAAATCGGAGTTATACTCAGAAATTCCTGATTTCATGTTGGCTGGAATGGCGCGCGATACAGAACATTTAGAAATCTTGCGCCAAGTCGGTCTCAAGTCACTCATGTGCGTACCAATGAAAGCTCGCGATCGCATTTTAGGAGCAATTACCTTCTTCGCAGCAGAGTCAGGACGTACCTATACCCAAGCAGATTTGGCGTTTGCTGAAGATATTGGACGCCGTGCTGGATTAGCTGTAGACAACGCCAAGTTATTTCAGCAAGCAAATGAAATTGGCGAAAATCTGCGCCAAGCACTGATTATTTTAGGCGAACAACAACAACAACTACGCGTATTGCAGCGAATTACGAATCTCCTTAACCAGCGCTTGACAAACTTACCAGGATTGCTGCAAGTTATGGTACGCGCCGTATATGACGGAGTTAGCGATGCGCAATTTGCGTTAATTTTGTTATACAATCCCGAAAGTTCGCAACTCGAATTAACCGCGACAGCAGGTGTCGG from Chroococcidiopsis sp. TS-821 encodes:
- a CDS encoding response regulator, coding for MNNKMTNILLVEDDEVDVMNVKRAFKKNNITNPLYMAANGVEALALLRGKGDTLIPRERRLVLLDLNMPKMNGIEFLRELRADPELRSTPVIVLTTSNEDRDKVEAYNFNVAGYILKPVTFANFVEAVATLNKYWTLSEIP
- a CDS encoding PAS domain S-box protein, which codes for MRLKTRYTEDRKNYFSAAGFNTRDDCLNPSQLLNQSYAPLISAQSPIITMEETLKILIVDDDEVDRMAVRRALRAAGVPNELLEVSNCAEAIATLQTQEFDCVFLDYFLPDGNGLNLVQQLRALDITVPLVVLTAQGDEQIAVQLIKAGAHDYLAKANISPENLAQVLRQTIRVHRAEQAAALANERLRESEERYRLVLEGANDGIWDWHCATDEVYCNDRLLEILGVSRSEFDCTTTAFLQRIHPEDLPRVREVIRNHLTNNEKCEAEFRFVRSSGEYRYCLARGKAQRDANNCPIRMSGVISDITERKQLENALRESESRFRYLAESNVLGIIVADMQGKILDANDAFLQMVGHTKQDVVAGNLFWNAMTPPEYAEIDRQGAAEMRASRILTPFEKEFIRKDGSRVPVLIGGALIDSVKEIGICYVLDLSDRKRSEAEIVKLNRDLELRVNELQTLFDVIPIGIAIAQDPECRYIRLNPALAKLLNHPVRANASKSAPPEEQPAFKIYAGGRELSAAELPMQYAAAHGVDVLEQEIDVVNENGPPIKLLSYASPLFDEQGKCRGSIGAFLDITERKRVEEQERFLAEASALLGLSLDYQTTLENLANLVVPQLADWCTIYLVDEDGTLRQAALAHADPEKVKWAKEIVKRYPLNPNALIGTPQVIRSGKSELYSEIPDFMLAGMARDTEHLEILRQVGLKSLMCVPMKARDRILGAITFFAAESGRTYTQADLAFAEDIGRRAGLAVDNAKLFQQANEIGENLRQALIILGEQQQQLRVLQRITNLLNQRLTNLPGLLQVMVRAVYDGVSDAQFALILLYNPESSQLELTATAGVGRERLLLMELFDSEDGFLNHVFRTGEAQLFQATSQSDRQHKTSGTEQPQAVELPAAIHAVAIESASAGRLGVLAIGNWENPDAFDAEDQNLLTAVGEQAAIAINNARMIGVLEEREERLAIQNQILARQNRELELNRQRIEQQNLQLIEAARLKSQFLATMSHELRTPMNAIIGFAQVLLRQRTASLSNTQVEMVERILNNGKNLLALINDILDLSKIEAGRLELVPEEFDLVQLIYSTVAELQPLAEQKQLKLNTIINIDNSQVVNDSVRLRQVLVNLLSNAIKFTETGSVEISVCEPTPKQLLLSVKDTGIGIAEADLPCIFEEFRQIDQTTTRKHGGTGLGLAITKSLVQMMQGTISVDSKLGQGSTFRINIPRQVTSKEIG